TAAGAGAGCAAATAATTGAACATGAGAAACCCGATGTTGATGTAAAAGTAGGACGAGTTGTTACATATTTAACCAGTTATATGAACTAGTTTCAAGCAGGGGCGGAGCAAAACGGGGGGCTCTTATGGACCCTggcccacttcaattttttttttaaattacatgtaaatttaaaaaaaaatatttttcctatataaaaaatttgaaaaatgatatttcgacgcatgtcaaaatttagaaattttaatttggccccctcatgaaaaattgcTGGCTCCGCCCCTAATTCAAAGTTTTTAGCATTTCTTACTACCAAGTAAAGAGTTCTATGAAAAATGATCTGAAATTTCATTTCACTTTGGCTAATCAGGCCTCATGATCTGAAATAAAAACAGTTTTGGATCGAATTCACGTACTGGCTCTGATCCGTGGACAACACTCGCTCTGCCAATATACGTTCATGGGATGGATAATTCCACCTAAAATTGGGTGGTCTGGATCGTACTTAATAAATCAATGCTTTATACTTTCAACTTTAGGAAAGATCACGCAACAATAGCAAAAAGAGTTGGATccattaaaaatttcaagtcaGCCTTACGAAAACATAGACTAGAAATGTACAACGaccgagccaagctcgagctcatcTAGCTCAAGCTCCACTCGGGTCACATATTGCTTCGCTTGAGATCGACTTGGTAAAGCTTGTGTCACTTGATTcgtattttgttttaaatgtaaataaaaaccacaaaaaggtgctaattcataaaaatttaatGACACACTCGCGAAGATTAACAAACAAAGAAGACATGAGCTAAGTTGAGTTTAaaagagtcgagctcgactcacttTTCAAGTTGACTTTTGACTGAAACTTGAGCTCAAGTCATctattaaatgagttgagcttgagtcaGAGCTTACGTGGGGGGTACAAGTGGAGCTCGAGTTGGCTAGGCTCATTCTACATTACATTTGTGACGAAGCCCTGTTAATCAAATCATTTAGAAGGCGCTTGATTAcctcaaattttgaattcaatggTCCTATTTAATAAGATCCCactttaaatccatggttcCGTGAATTGATATTTTAGATCCATAGATTTCAAGATGCAAATATCTCAATCAATCAACAGTTTATCATATCCTTGCATCTTCCAACtatgaatttcaaatccttgTAACAAATCAATGATCTAAAATCTTTGAACCTAAGATTAGAAAGCTTAGATCACAACTTTTATGTAAAATCACTTCAAGAAAGAGtcaattgtgtgtgtgtgtgtgtgtatatatatatatatatatatattcttttctaTCTTAACTACAAGGACAACTTAACCACAACTTTAGAATATTTAACTTCttgaataaaattgaagacATTTGTTAATGCACCGTGCGTTATAAAAGCAGGAGACAAATAATTAACCGCAcattattcttctttctttccgcCTTTTGAAGGAGATTGCGTTGAATAGAAGTCTCATTGCTCTCTCTCCATGCAAAAGGCTATAAAGCTATAAATGCGGTGAAATTTTCCTCCGGTTGATTTGAGCGAAGTTGTTTTGCTTGAAaattattcatatttttctatgaaaaaataccaaaaattatGTGAAACTAAAATAAATGAGACAGATGCAAAAATAACTAGATAAAATGCTAAAAATGACATTGTAGTGACGATAAAGATGACGTTAAATAATTTAGTTGGAGCTTAAAATTTAAACAACGACAACTTGAACTCAGATGCCAAAACAATCTTCAcgttaaaaaaacatattttcaccttttttatcgttaatatccatttttttaacGGCACTTCATATGCGTGGTTCTAGTCCCACTATGTTCAAActttgcttcaatttttcaataaatttaaaGTGAGAAACATTGACGTTTGAAAAATAGCTCTCGTCCAACGGAAAGCGATTATTTCAACCTGTAGGCAAATTTTGTATTCATGTCTGCAGTCAAATTTGACTCGAGAGTCAGCCAGGTGGTCTTCTACAGTATTGGGAAAAAACCACCAGGCCGCGCCAATTCAGATTAAATCAATGCCAAGTTGATTTAATCCTGCAGTCGATGGAATAGTaaccaatttattttttatttataaactatttttttgtgatatttcttccttttttatcttttgaaaaGTATCAGATCATAGTACTTTATAGCCGAAACAACAACAGATTCAGCTCAACCGCTCTGGCCGATTTTATCCAAATTCCGTCTTCAATAACACCGGTTCCCACTGAGAATCTGAGATGAGTTACTGAAAGAATGAGATGGCGTGGAAAGGAAATTGCACTAAAGACAGGCGGCCCTGGTAGTGATTTGGTTGTTTCGAGGGCCCgtatgtttgttttgtttggcATTCAGTCGAAGTCAGTCGTCTGCCTTTTGCGAAGAAAGCTACGGCCGGCGACCAATCCGCCTCCTCTTTCTTTTATGATTGGCATTTGATCATCATTCCCTGCAATATGTCCAGAgaaggagagtgagagggtCCTTATCTTGATCTTCTATGAATTGGGGTTCTCTAGCTTTCTTCCTCTCTGAATTGCCGATTCACTCTGTTGCAAGGTAAGAATTTGATGCCTCTTCcgtttccccctttttttttttggttctttcatcTAATTTGTCTTTAGATGtgtgaagaaaataaagatcttttagttggtttttttttgggCTTCGTGGGTTTGATCCTGAAGGAATTTGAAACACTTGTTAGTGGTGGTTATATACTTTTTCTTCTGTccctttgttctttctttcttttctgacATTGGTATGCTGTAAATTTTGGTTGTACATGTTGCCTTCTTGGTTTAATTGTAGCAATCTTTTCTTGTGGCAATGAATTTCTGTGTTGGGTCGTTATGTTGTGAGTCTTGTGACCCATTTGTTTGCGGAAATACTTGAGTTGAACTTTTATGTACTCTAGCAGTAGTAGTTAATCGAGTTTCATGGCCctcatttgaaattttgaactatGGAGATTTGGTGGTATGGAGTATTTCAGTCTGCTCTGTACCTGACACTTCCCTGCGTTCTAAATGCCTGTTAGAATCTTTCTTCTCAGGTTTATTCTATCGCATCAAAGTGTAAATCTAAAATTAGCTTTCTTTAAAGATTGATATTAAAAAGAATCCCATGTCTTCCAAGATCTGATAAGGAAAACCATTAGGCTGGTTCCAGTGATGCAAGAGggattaatttttctttttctatcattTAGAGTTTCTCGTTCATGACAGAACAGAGCGCCAGTGGCAATTTAACCATATGCAGTAAATTTATATCCTACTTAGATAAGATATAATCCTCGAGAACAGAAGCAATGGCAATTAGAAAGAGAGTTATAGATAGTCTCCATAACATATACTcctcttttttccccttttccctttCATGGTTGTGTTTCCCGCTATCTACGAGCACCTTCCATATTCGAACTTTTTGCTAATCATTTTACTTCACTTAGCAGTTGAACTTAAACTATGATAAATTTCTTCTTATAAACATAGACAAGTATAATGTTTCAGAACTGAGACCAGCTgattgaacatttttttttcttgaaagcaATCGACAGTAATCGATTTCCTTGCTTTGTCATATGACAGGTAAACATGCCAGAAATTCAACTGGGTTGCCACACAATAAAATCCCATGGAATTAAAGTGGCAAGGGTGCATAAGCATGATTGGATGATACTTGTACTTCTTATGGTTCTGGAGCTTATATTGGCGGTAGTTGCATCCCCATTTCACCGGTTTGTTGGAAAGGATATGATGACAGACTTGAAGTACCCAATGAAGGGCAATACAGTGCCATTTTGGGCTGTTCCAGTATGTTATGCTTTCTTGCAACTTGCAAGCACGATGACTTTTCCATGCAAATTTTATCCTCCATATTAACTTATTTTAtccaatcttttcttttccattaatTTATTCTTTTCAGATAATTGGAGTTTTGGTACCATTTATCGTCTTCCTTGTAATCTATCTAATCAgaaaagatgtgtatgatctTCACCATGGTATACTAGGTAATTTTTTTCACTTCACTGGCATAACAGACTAGGTGATTGTCTTTTGTCACTTTCTTTATTCTTGCATAAGAAAGACAAATGATTTTCATAACATCCAGTTTGCTCAAAAAGACTGGCCTTAACAATAGCGTCTTGCATGGTTATACAGGAATTCTGTACTCTGTACTGATAACAGCAGTTATTACTGATGCTATAAAAGATGCTGTTGGTCGACCTCGGCCTGACTTTTTTTGGCGGTGCTTCCCAGATGGGAAGGATGTAGGGTTTTCATCTTTCCATCTGCAGATTTTGTTCCGATTTGTTTTTTATGCATTATTCTAGCTTATTCATTTCACAAATAGATTTCTATAACATGTTGTACCTCCAAATAATTGTGGAAGTATGATGCTTTCAGGTGTATGATCCGGTCACAGGCGGTGTCATTTGTCATGGACTCAAAAGTGTTATTAAAGAAGGGCATAAGAGCTTCCCTAGCGGCCATACTTCCTGTAGTATTTCCTTCCTTCTCTCAGATATCTCCTGCTCCTCTCTTTTCTTATATATGTCAATCAACTAaaatatagaaatatatatCTAGAGTTTTAGGTTAGAAATCCTATTTAATGCTTATTACTAGCGGCATAAATTTTTGAGGAAGCACTGTCTTTGTTCTGCACAGAAAAACACGTATTTCTTACTGCAACATTTGGTAGATGTTTTCCAAGTTAAATCCTGTAGTTTCAGCTTCTGGAAGCCCttgtgatatttttttcattccacCAGATGTTGATGACCTTGCTATGCATGTAGAGATGGTTAGTTGTAGGTCATCTAATAAGATGCTAACCATAACTGAACATTTGAATATATTTGCAGGTTCATTCTCTGGGTTAGGATTCCTTTCGTTATATCTATCTGGAAAACTTAAAGCCTTCGATCAGAAAGGTCATATAGCAAAGCTTTGCATTGTCTTCCTGCCATTACTTCTTGCAGCCCTTGTTGGAACTTCTCGAGTAGATGACTATTGGCATCATTGGCAGGATGTGTTCGCTGGTGGCCTACTCGGTTTGTGTACTATAGGCTTTGCCAATAAATTGAAAGTTCGAGTTAGAAGTAAATGTTTGTTCCTGTTTGTTACTAAGTTATCCACTCTCTTCCACAGGTTTGACAGTGGCTACATTTTGTTATCTGCAGTTCTTCCCAGCTCCATATCATTCAGAGGGTATGTCTTAGCTGTGCTCTTCTTGTGGCATTCTTTTTACCTTtaactccattttttttttccaaagcaCTGTATGATGATTTACCGTTGCTCTCTCTCCATACCATGATACCCACACAAAAAGCGCTGACATATAAGAAAATATCTTCTAGCTATTTATAATAAACATGTATACAGGTGATAGGAAAACATCTTCCAGAGGGTTGTTTTGATTAACATGCATCCCTCCTTCGCTTGTAAATGCAACATATGAAGagctttattttcatattgcaGGTTGGGGACCATATGCTTATTTCCGTATGTTGGAAGAACGCAGCACCCAAGGACAATCGAACACTGATCAAGTCAGTTTACAATTAAGAGATTTTCAGACTGATTCTGCAAGGCAAGAGGAAATAGAACAATATTACATGCATGATAGTAACCCAAGCCTTGACATGGAAGGTGGTAGGAGGTGAAAcatcttgtttttccttttcctttctcatccttTTCCCTTGTAACAGTAGTAGATTCCCTGTGTATTCTGGCACAAACTCAGATCGGTGCAAATTATTCAAAGTCCAGTTATTTGTCGGATTACAGTTTCTCATGAGAGATTTGTTTTCCTGAACATATCACTAACCGATGATGTaaatctaaattttttctttagtttccAATTAAAATCTGCTGGGATAAAGCCTTCCATCTTTTATTCCAAGAGAACCTTATATGCAGAAAGAAAGATGTACAGCCAAAGAATGTTATAGCACAGGTCAGCCCTTACTAAACATTCAAACAAGCCTGGAAACACGTACAGCTTCCCCAAAAACCATGGTAGAAGCTACACTATATCAAAACAGCAGAAGGAAGTTTTTCAAGAATTTACATCATCTGAGCTATCGGAAATAAACGGATCACAACTGATTAGCTATGGCAATCGAGCAAAAACTTGCTAATCTGCATTTGCACGTGATCTCATTCTTTAAGAGCAATGCCACTGCAACTGTCTATCCTTACATCCGCCATGGCAATGCAGAATTAAGTCCATTTCTGCATCAAGATTCACTGTGATCTGCCATATCTTGAATCAATTCAACTGAATATGGAAGCAGATAACATGAAATGCCAAACAGCTGCCCATCAAGAACTATCATCTTTGTCAGACTTGTCACTAGGAAAAACAAGACCGACAGCATTAGAAAATACAAGTACGACAAAGTCGACCCGACAGCCACAAAATTTTACCTTCTGGGGATGGGGAGGATCTGCAGGGTTTTCCCTCTGCGTCCATGACCAGAAAGAATTCCATCCTACATCAA
This window of the Nymphaea colorata isolate Beijing-Zhang1983 chromosome 2, ASM883128v2, whole genome shotgun sequence genome carries:
- the LOC116246682 gene encoding lipid phosphate phosphatase 2-like, whose translation is MPEIQLGCHTIKSHGIKVARVHKHDWMILVLLMVLELILAVVASPFHRFVGKDMMTDLKYPMKGNTVPFWAVPIIGVLVPFIVFLVIYLIRKDVYDLHHGILGILYSVLITAVITDAIKDAVGRPRPDFFWRCFPDGKDVYDPVTGGVICHGLKSVIKEGHKSFPSGHTSCSFSGLGFLSLYLSGKLKAFDQKGHIAKLCIVFLPLLLAALVGTSRVDDYWHHWQDVFAGGLLGLTVATFCYLQFFPAPYHSEGWGPYAYFRMLEERSTQGQSNTDQVSLQLRDFQTDSARQEEIEQYYMHDSNPSLDMEGGRR